Proteins found in one Maridesulfovibrio sp. genomic segment:
- a CDS encoding bifunctional DNA primase/polymerase, with amino-acid sequence MLDYLHINASSISSAALLYARSGIPVFPCTDKRPCVSGGFNAASTDLDQITAWWQRFPDANIGSPTGANSFVLDIDPPHGEESLAFLESNNSLLPETLTQRTGSGGRHLFFSKPVGMDIRNSAGKLGLGLDIRGTGGYVILPPSIHKSGNSYQWITEVSPVEAPAWLIELIVQNSKSGLSASNSSTKNIPYVQSLLEAKEGTRNDSLNKAAFQVGKDIASGKTGEASIDDVAEVALKTGLGSQEIQKTIQSGVKAGKRVVEENNPYSSLETAPWPIPAKNVFYGLAGEFAQFAVEQSEADPIGVLATFLCRFGVEIGHSPHMFAGEKQYGRINVVLVGQSSKARKGTSALPIRELFSFNEKQWIPAHTSQGPLSSGEGLIHAIRDPEHKFQVDKSTGVCESITTDPGVEDKRLFILDQEFAGALACTKREGNTLSTIIRTLFDGGTIEPLTKTSRLVATNPHVAITTHITLQELHARLDRVEIFNGFANRFLWLCVRRTKLIPFPEPLNVSMVKQFQDKLISLLKLSKSRSQMDFSPEAKKEWGDIYPFLAKERADLLGSVLNRSEAYVRRIALIYALLDGCESVELSHLRAALSLWDFCEQSAQFIFAGMETDSTCQKILEALEESGGSLDTSGLYKFFGNHISKKKMTVALNNLLASKNIRLDEMKPEGGGRPRKLFYLCE; translated from the coding sequence ATGCTGGATTACCTTCATATAAACGCATCTAGTATAAGCAGTGCCGCTTTGCTGTACGCTCGTTCTGGGATTCCCGTCTTTCCATGTACTGATAAACGCCCCTGTGTTTCTGGCGGATTTAATGCTGCGAGCACAGACTTAGATCAAATCACTGCTTGGTGGCAGAGATTTCCTGATGCAAATATTGGAAGTCCTACAGGCGCAAATAGTTTTGTCTTAGATATTGATCCTCCGCATGGAGAGGAATCTCTAGCCTTCCTTGAAAGCAATAATTCTCTATTACCTGAAACTTTGACCCAGCGAACCGGAAGTGGTGGAAGACATCTTTTCTTTTCTAAGCCGGTTGGAATGGATATCCGCAACTCTGCCGGTAAACTTGGATTAGGTCTCGATATCCGAGGAACTGGCGGATATGTTATTTTGCCACCTTCCATTCATAAATCAGGAAATAGCTATCAATGGATAACCGAGGTTTCACCCGTTGAAGCTCCTGCTTGGCTGATCGAGTTGATTGTTCAAAATTCCAAGTCTGGACTCTCCGCTTCAAACTCATCAACTAAAAATATCCCATATGTTCAATCTTTACTGGAAGCCAAAGAGGGAACTCGGAATGATTCACTTAACAAGGCAGCATTTCAGGTTGGAAAAGATATTGCTTCGGGCAAAACAGGAGAAGCGAGTATTGATGATGTTGCTGAAGTAGCTTTGAAAACAGGTTTAGGTTCGCAGGAGATTCAGAAAACAATTCAGAGCGGGGTTAAGGCTGGTAAAAGGGTTGTCGAAGAGAACAACCCGTATTCAAGCCTTGAAACCGCTCCGTGGCCCATTCCCGCTAAGAATGTATTTTATGGTTTAGCAGGGGAATTTGCACAATTTGCAGTCGAGCAATCCGAAGCAGATCCTATTGGTGTCCTTGCTACTTTCTTATGCCGCTTTGGCGTTGAGATCGGTCACTCTCCGCATATGTTTGCTGGGGAAAAGCAGTATGGCAGAATTAATGTTGTGCTGGTCGGCCAAAGTTCAAAGGCTCGAAAAGGCACATCCGCTTTGCCAATTCGTGAACTTTTCAGTTTCAATGAAAAGCAATGGATTCCCGCACACACTTCTCAAGGGCCGCTTTCCAGTGGGGAGGGTCTAATTCATGCCATTCGTGACCCAGAACATAAGTTTCAGGTGGATAAGAGTACTGGTGTTTGTGAATCCATTACGACAGATCCCGGTGTTGAAGACAAACGGCTGTTTATTCTGGATCAGGAATTTGCTGGAGCTCTTGCCTGTACTAAAAGGGAAGGGAATACCCTTTCAACTATCATCCGCACCTTGTTTGATGGTGGAACCATCGAGCCGCTGACAAAAACCAGCAGACTCGTGGCCACAAATCCTCACGTAGCTATCACAACACATATTACGTTGCAGGAACTGCACGCCCGTCTTGACCGAGTCGAGATATTTAATGGCTTTGCCAACCGCTTTTTATGGCTCTGCGTTCGCAGAACAAAACTCATTCCTTTTCCTGAACCGCTGAATGTTTCGATGGTGAAACAATTTCAAGATAAACTGATCTCCCTTCTAAAATTATCAAAGTCACGTTCTCAGATGGATTTCAGTCCCGAAGCAAAAAAAGAGTGGGGGGACATCTATCCATTCCTTGCAAAAGAACGGGCAGATCTTCTTGGCTCAGTGCTTAATAGATCAGAAGCGTATGTCAGGCGCATAGCGTTAATTTATGCCTTGCTTGATGGATGTGAGAGTGTTGAACTTTCTCATCTAAGGGCTGCGCTTTCGCTTTGGGATTTTTGCGAACAGTCAGCGCAGTTTATTTTTGCGGGTATGGAAACAGATTCGACATGTCAGAAAATATTAGAAGCTTTGGAGGAGTCGGGCGGAAGCTTGGACACTTCGGGGCTGTATAAGTTTTTTGGAAATCACATCTCGAAAAAGAAAATGACCGTTGCCCTGAATAACCTCCTTGCCAGCAAAAATATACGACTTGATGAGATGAAGCCTGAAGGTGGCGGAAGACCTCGAAAATTATTTTATTTGTGCGAATAA
- a CDS encoding plasmid mobilization protein, producing MNNAKKTENLSMRVSPKDKELILAMAAESGMSMADFVRVRLGQTRVRRSKIEREKLLHMARIGNNLNQLARWANTHKSSADSLLVLAELTAIEQELKCI from the coding sequence ATGAATAACGCCAAAAAAACAGAAAATCTGTCCATGCGAGTGAGTCCAAAGGACAAAGAGTTAATTCTCGCAATGGCAGCTGAAAGCGGAATGAGCATGGCCGATTTTGTTCGCGTGCGCTTGGGACAGACCAGAGTGCGCCGCAGCAAAATTGAAAGAGAGAAATTACTCCATATGGCTCGTATCGGAAATAATCTGAATCAACTTGCCCGCTGGGCAAATACGCACAAGAGCAGTGCTGATTCACTTTTAGTTCTTGCTGAGCTGACCGCCATCGAGCAGGAGCTGAAATGTATATGA
- a CDS encoding relaxase/mobilization nuclease domain-containing protein translates to MYMKVFAHGQGDGAKAVNYVIDPKRKGREESPPEVLRGDPEIVRMVIGSTDRKWKYTSGVLSWAPEDQVSPETEKKIMEDFEKTAFAGMEPDQYSVLWVRHSHAGHHEMHFIIPRTELTQDKAMNACPPGWQKQYDVWRDLWNERMEWARPDDPKRARVAQPGKEIQFDSKNKRAELKQQITDYLAQGISKGVYQNRDDLIEGLENVGFSIPRKGKNYITLESSQDGQRIRMKGGIYAASWRADKQIERAGELTVAGNGASRAGRISRLERELEEVRRSRAEYNQKRYGRSTAKIEKEAVRNFGLSLEAKFTGKFPIRFAASHSVGLHNRILRLENQGESRGLSNNQHTNSKPEEEYKQNYRMEDQRISDRESKISGFPQGNEAGNSPDKQRPASRFIKEVDYERVKSELIGGPSQNREGAKPKVKRTGRENCRADKGGSRLPGLAERLGKSLERVGAVVGAFGRLVGRAKMKSKGLAASCRKSSKMWM, encoded by the coding sequence ATGTATATGAAAGTTTTCGCCCATGGTCAGGGAGATGGAGCCAAGGCCGTTAATTACGTGATTGATCCGAAACGAAAAGGGCGTGAGGAATCGCCGCCTGAAGTTTTGCGCGGAGACCCGGAGATAGTCCGAATGGTAATTGGCTCAACTGATCGTAAATGGAAATATACTTCAGGCGTTCTTTCATGGGCTCCAGAAGATCAGGTTTCGCCCGAAACTGAAAAGAAGATCATGGAAGATTTTGAGAAAACAGCTTTCGCAGGCATGGAACCTGATCAATATTCGGTCTTGTGGGTTCGTCATAGCCACGCTGGGCATCATGAAATGCATTTCATAATCCCACGTACGGAATTGACTCAAGATAAGGCTATGAATGCATGTCCGCCGGGTTGGCAAAAACAATATGATGTCTGGCGGGATTTATGGAACGAGCGAATGGAGTGGGCAAGGCCGGATGATCCGAAGCGGGCGAGGGTTGCTCAGCCGGGGAAGGAAATCCAGTTTGACAGCAAAAATAAACGTGCAGAGCTGAAGCAGCAAATTACAGATTATTTGGCTCAGGGAATTTCTAAGGGCGTTTATCAAAACAGGGATGACCTAATTGAAGGGTTGGAAAACGTAGGTTTTTCCATTCCACGTAAGGGCAAAAATTATATCACACTGGAGTCGTCTCAGGACGGTCAACGAATAAGGATGAAAGGAGGAATCTATGCAGCATCTTGGAGAGCTGACAAGCAAATTGAAAGAGCAGGTGAACTCACAGTCGCAGGAAATGGAGCAAGTCGTGCAGGACGTATTTCACGACTTGAGCGAGAGCTTGAGGAAGTACGCCGCAGCCGAGCTGAATACAATCAAAAACGATATGGACGATCAACTGCAAAAATTGAGAAAGAGGCAGTCCGCAATTTCGGCTTATCATTGGAAGCAAAATTTACTGGCAAATTTCCTATCCGCTTTGCTGCTAGTCATAGTGTCGGTCTCCATAACAGGATTCTACGGTTGGAGAATCAAGGAGAATCGCGAGGACTTAGCAATAATCAACACACAAATAGCAAGCCAGAAGAAGAATATAAGCAAAATTACCGCATGGAAGATCAACGCATATCAGACCGAGAATCAAAAATATCTGGTTTTCCCCAAGGGAATGAAGCTGGAAATAGTCCAGACAAACAACGGCCTGCCAGCCGTTTTATTAAAGAGGTAGATTATGAACGAGTTAAGTCAGAACTTATCGGAGGCCCTAGCCAGAATAGAGAAGGAGCAAAGCCGAAGGTTAAACGAACAGGACGAGAAAATTGCCGAGCTGACAAGGGAGGTTCAAGGCTGCCGGGACTTGCAGAGCGACTTGGAAAGAGTCTTGAGCGAGTTGGAGCTGTTGTCGGGGCGTTTGGGCGGTTAGTGGGGAGAGCAAAAATGAAGTCCAAAGGTCTTGCTGCGAGTTGTAGAAAATCCTCAAAAATGTGGATGTAG
- a CDS encoding LA2681 family HEPN domain-containing protein codes for MLDSNNLKEMASEADELLLAKKHSKIEELLERYQRVNYVFESLSDEAQFYYTLGNCSQELFNYHNLDWFSDKLSKAVIFFRKALYVVRQIDFPSEAERYLKSCIATNLGNNLSSQGRAFCCIPFWDDALKYFENPVAIISKAQNELFIADVLYDQGHRAFHYFAAYQLINLGLKSQDQLYPEQKLAYSKESQFIKFKEWFEVNYRLEDFEYFETYEGECVTRKEKEYLRWCGDNKLFINDLNDVSCFEIAYQDILSLPSFSYDINTALTMHEKLMYHGNFDELKNDYCYARYLVFTARNIPSEQKHFSNSTYPHIEDMSHSITNLKASHYKSAFKTLYSLFDKIAYFMHRFCDLNDIGDDHKVDFDKVFKDLKSRKKWKPHTKLKSSHNCFIHALFFILKDIRDVDGSTVHRYLDPDAQEFFKIRNFIEHRSLKIVDDFGYTLLQSDKDLKEAELDKLEVLINDLTAQIVELNRKIDETKSDQSEEVEILEMKLEQALLKKHEKKKLSSHSMLISESEFKSRLMTLMRLVRNSIMYLSLAIHAEEQNKPDDGKVLIPSTLFFK; via the coding sequence ATGTTAGATTCAAATAATCTTAAAGAGATGGCTTCTGAAGCCGATGAACTTCTATTAGCCAAAAAGCATAGTAAAATTGAAGAATTACTAGAAAGGTATCAGAGAGTTAACTACGTTTTTGAAAGCCTATCCGATGAAGCTCAGTTTTACTATACTTTAGGGAATTGTTCTCAAGAGTTATTTAATTATCATAATCTCGACTGGTTTTCGGATAAATTAAGTAAAGCTGTTATCTTTTTTCGAAAGGCTTTATATGTCGTTCGCCAGATAGATTTTCCTTCTGAAGCAGAACGATATCTTAAAAGTTGTATTGCGACTAATTTAGGTAACAATTTGAGTTCGCAAGGTCGTGCATTTTGTTGCATCCCATTTTGGGATGATGCTTTAAAATATTTTGAAAACCCTGTAGCAATTATTTCTAAAGCTCAGAATGAATTATTCATCGCAGATGTTCTTTATGATCAAGGTCATAGAGCGTTTCACTACTTTGCGGCTTACCAATTAATTAACTTGGGGCTTAAGTCTCAGGATCAACTTTATCCTGAGCAAAAATTGGCTTATTCAAAAGAAAGTCAGTTTATAAAATTTAAAGAATGGTTTGAAGTAAATTATAGACTAGAAGATTTTGAATATTTTGAAACATATGAGGGGGAATGTGTTACAAGAAAAGAGAAGGAATATTTGAGATGGTGCGGAGATAATAAACTTTTTATAAATGATTTAAATGATGTGTCGTGTTTTGAAATTGCTTATCAAGATATTTTGAGTCTTCCTTCTTTTTCGTATGACATTAACACTGCATTAACGATGCATGAAAAGCTGATGTACCATGGTAATTTTGATGAATTGAAAAATGATTATTGCTATGCTCGTTACTTGGTTTTTACAGCTCGAAATATACCTAGTGAACAAAAACATTTTTCCAACTCAACTTATCCACATATTGAGGACATGTCACACTCAATAACGAATCTCAAAGCTAGTCATTACAAAAGTGCATTTAAGACACTTTACTCTCTTTTCGATAAAATAGCGTATTTTATGCATCGTTTCTGTGATTTAAACGACATTGGTGATGATCACAAGGTTGATTTTGATAAAGTCTTCAAGGATCTAAAAAGTAGAAAGAAGTGGAAGCCGCACACAAAGCTTAAAAGTAGCCATAATTGTTTTATCCATGCTCTATTTTTTATATTGAAAGATATACGTGACGTGGATGGTTCTACTGTGCATCGCTACCTTGATCCTGATGCACAAGAATTCTTTAAGATAAGGAATTTCATTGAACATCGTTCTTTGAAGATTGTTGACGATTTTGGTTACACACTGCTCCAGTCAGATAAAGACCTAAAGGAGGCAGAACTTGATAAATTAGAGGTTCTTATAAATGATTTGACGGCGCAGATTGTAGAGTTAAACCGTAAGATTGATGAAACAAAATCAGATCAAAGTGAAGAAGTTGAAATTCTTGAAATGAAGTTAGAACAAGCTTTGTTGAAAAAGCATGAGAAGAAAAAACTTTCGTCACATTCTATGCTCATTTCTGAAAGCGAATTTAAGTCAAGACTTATGACCTTAATGAGACTGGTTCGAAACTCGATTATGTATCTTTCCTTAGCAATTCATGCCGAAGAGCAAAACAAACCAGATGATGGTAAAGTGCTCATTCCTAGCACGCTTTTTTTTAAATGA
- a CDS encoding serine/threonine-protein kinase, protein MPHNLNIKADETIYKYKLKQRIGGGSFGQVWLAEDQTISREVAVKILPENATIDARLKEARIGNCLEHANLVKMHYADVVRHNNTNLVIIAMDYHAEGSIISKLNAANFMQIPKALSTTRDILRGLEYLHENNLFHNDIKPQNILMGATGQGILTDYGISCVSSEGEPVHHEGFYKCHVAPETLTSNNVNSQTDVYQVGLTLFRLISSIGAIKNTFEKCGESKFNERVKNGKIISTNDYHFFVPQSLKKIINKAITPLPNKRYKSALDMRRALERINYKGYWTTDESGNYIGHQEKYEFRFQVNTIGHNLFDFMTFKKNKETNREVKISAYKGKKLSPKQLESLKKRFTQWVVTG, encoded by the coding sequence ATGCCACACAATTTAAACATAAAAGCAGATGAAACAATATACAAATATAAGTTAAAACAGCGTATTGGAGGGGGTAGCTTTGGTCAAGTGTGGTTAGCAGAAGACCAAACTATTTCTCGAGAGGTGGCTGTTAAAATACTTCCTGAAAACGCGACAATTGATGCACGCCTAAAAGAAGCTCGTATAGGCAATTGTTTAGAACATGCGAACTTAGTAAAGATGCACTACGCTGATGTAGTCAGGCACAATAATACAAACCTCGTTATCATCGCTATGGACTACCACGCTGAAGGCTCCATTATTTCCAAGCTAAATGCTGCTAATTTTATGCAAATACCAAAAGCTCTATCCACGACTAGGGACATTTTGAGAGGCCTTGAATATTTGCATGAAAATAATTTATTTCATAATGATATAAAGCCTCAAAATATTCTTATGGGCGCAACAGGACAAGGAATTCTTACTGATTATGGTATTTCTTGTGTTTCTAGCGAGGGAGAACCAGTTCATCATGAAGGTTTTTATAAGTGCCATGTAGCTCCTGAGACACTCACTTCAAACAACGTAAATTCGCAAACAGATGTATACCAAGTAGGTTTAACTTTATTTCGGTTAATTAGCAGCATTGGTGCAATCAAAAATACGTTTGAAAAATGCGGAGAGTCGAAGTTTAATGAGCGTGTAAAAAATGGCAAAATCATTTCAACTAATGATTACCATTTTTTTGTACCACAAAGTTTAAAAAAGATTATAAACAAGGCGATTACTCCCCTCCCTAATAAACGCTACAAATCAGCTCTTGATATGCGTCGAGCATTAGAAAGAATAAATTACAAAGGTTACTGGACAACTGACGAATCTGGCAACTACATTGGACATCAAGAAAAGTATGAATTTCGTTTTCAAGTAAACACAATAGGGCATAACTTATTTGACTTTATGACGTTCAAAAAAAACAAAGAAACCAATAGAGAAGTAAAAATATCCGCCTATAAAGGTAAGAAGCTAAGCCCAAAGCAACTAGAATCTCTTAAGAAAAGATTTACACAATGGGTGGTTACAGGATAA
- a CDS encoding nucleotidyl transferase AbiEii/AbiGii toxin family protein: protein MKLHESEELFKDAIQATAEHHRLQNIFIEKDYWLTLALYRIAQTDLADVTVFKGGTSLSKAYGCIERFSEDVDLAVITDKNQPANQTKKLLKRITTVASIDLKEELEGSSKGSMIRKIYYSYPKSFDGTFGSVSNKILLEVNAFAHPSPAQPMPISTYIHDFLKSRGQDEIIKQFDLQPFPFQVLCLERTFTEKIMAIVKASCSETPIESLRQKIRHIYDIHQLMQRKEIQTFVNSPAFHELLEIVRKYDQEAPVGDAKWIDMDIAECPIFADTENVWESLSSAYRDGLGAIVYGELPAEGDVLRALEIMAKNFAETD from the coding sequence GTGAAGCTTCACGAATCCGAAGAACTTTTTAAAGACGCAATACAGGCCACCGCAGAGCACCACCGCCTGCAAAATATCTTCATTGAAAAAGATTACTGGCTGACATTGGCTCTTTATCGCATTGCCCAGACAGACCTTGCAGATGTTACCGTTTTCAAAGGCGGGACTTCACTTTCCAAAGCATACGGATGTATCGAACGCTTTTCAGAAGATGTTGACCTTGCCGTCATTACAGACAAGAACCAGCCCGCTAACCAGACAAAAAAACTACTCAAAAGAATCACCACAGTAGCGAGTATTGATTTAAAAGAAGAACTGGAAGGTAGCAGCAAAGGTTCCATGATCCGTAAGATCTACTATTCGTACCCAAAGTCATTCGATGGAACATTTGGGTCTGTTTCAAATAAAATTTTGTTGGAAGTAAATGCCTTCGCCCATCCGTCACCAGCTCAGCCCATGCCAATTTCTACTTATATTCACGACTTTCTGAAAAGCCGTGGACAAGATGAAATTATAAAGCAATTTGACCTTCAGCCTTTCCCGTTTCAAGTTCTCTGCCTTGAGAGGACCTTCACTGAAAAAATCATGGCAATAGTCAAAGCATCATGCAGCGAAACTCCGATCGAATCTCTGCGCCAGAAAATCAGGCATATCTACGACATCCATCAGCTTATGCAGAGGAAAGAAATTCAAACATTCGTAAACTCTCCTGCCTTTCATGAACTACTGGAAATAGTGCGGAAATATGATCAGGAAGCCCCGGTTGGAGATGCCAAATGGATAGACATGGATATTGCCGAATGCCCTATTTTTGCTGACACGGAGAATGTATGGGAATCGTTAAGTTCTGCGTATCGGGATGGACTTGGGGCTATTGTTTATGGGGAATTGCCTGCGGAGGGGGATGTGTTGAGGGCGTTAGAAATAATGGCGAAAAATTTTGCAGAAACAGACTAA
- a CDS encoding DUF6088 family protein, whose translation MQVSAQINNYIESIPPGKIITYQDFRDLQKSKPQALAKALERLVKKQVLIRQAKGTFYRPKETIFGQISPSDEELISFLTRKDDRITGILTGQSVYLKLQIATQVPNTLTIASIIPRKKQTVGKLQVQFVRSYVSSIEKEDIPLIEQLEALRFIKKAQDCTPDEIVAAVGRKMKDLTEGELKRLVEFAKAYPPMVRALCGCLCETIPEGLAKPFLIESLRASLNPYTKYKLPISETILKNKKAWGIV comes from the coding sequence ATGCAAGTTTCAGCGCAGATAAATAACTATATAGAATCAATCCCACCGGGGAAGATCATCACTTATCAGGACTTTAGAGACTTGCAGAAAAGCAAGCCACAAGCTCTGGCAAAGGCTTTGGAACGTCTGGTAAAAAAGCAGGTTTTAATCCGGCAGGCGAAAGGGACTTTCTATCGCCCCAAGGAAACCATTTTTGGACAAATCAGCCCTTCTGACGAGGAACTTATTTCCTTCCTGACACGCAAAGACGATAGGATTACCGGGATTCTCACCGGACAGTCAGTATATCTCAAGCTCCAGATAGCCACGCAGGTTCCGAACACTCTAACCATTGCGAGTATCATTCCTAGAAAAAAACAAACTGTAGGCAAACTTCAAGTCCAGTTCGTACGCAGTTATGTTTCATCAATAGAGAAAGAAGACATCCCACTGATAGAGCAGCTCGAAGCTCTAAGGTTCATCAAGAAAGCTCAGGATTGCACACCGGACGAAATTGTTGCTGCGGTCGGGAGAAAGATGAAAGACCTTACAGAAGGAGAATTGAAAAGACTGGTTGAGTTTGCGAAAGCATACCCTCCCATGGTTCGAGCCCTTTGCGGATGCCTTTGCGAAACCATTCCTGAAGGGTTAGCTAAACCCTTTCTGATCGAGTCATTACGTGCGAGTTTGAATCCATATACGAAATACAAATTACCGATATCTGAAACGATTCTGAAAAATAAAAAGGCATGGGGTATAGTGTGA